One window of the Pseudofrankia sp. DC12 genome contains the following:
- a CDS encoding Rieske 2Fe-2S domain-containing protein codes for MSEHETPAAGGGSVFDRVKRPAGGGSAGGDRQEVLATPPAPTDSTQLEEHTAWRPGDVAHRAPRAEDVDRRAQRRSERLIAVWFALSVIGTLGFIVWNFVGDKHSGNYTPLLGLSLGLALGGLGVGMILWAKRLMPHVHAVQDRHGFKSTEEETAVLEEEMALGWVDMGLGQHKLLRRSLLGAGTVLGGLLVVPLLNLTNSKPGKKLDHTHWVKGARMVTSEGRFVKLGDISIGGIETVFPALPVTDASGNKTFAPQLDLATKGDSTTILVRMEPGLNKPRPGRETWDINGLVAYSKICTHAGCPVSLYEQQTHHLLCPCHQSVFDVPDGCRAIFGPASRSLPQLALGVDGEGFLIARDGDYTEPIGPAFWERS; via the coding sequence ATGAGCGAGCACGAGACTCCCGCCGCTGGCGGCGGGAGCGTCTTCGACCGGGTGAAGCGCCCGGCCGGTGGCGGCTCGGCGGGCGGTGACCGGCAGGAGGTGCTCGCCACCCCGCCGGCGCCGACCGACTCCACCCAGCTGGAGGAGCACACCGCCTGGCGGCCCGGGGACGTCGCGCACCGGGCTCCGCGCGCCGAGGACGTGGACCGCCGCGCCCAGCGCCGCTCCGAGCGGCTGATCGCGGTCTGGTTCGCCCTCTCGGTGATCGGCACGCTCGGCTTCATCGTCTGGAACTTCGTCGGAGACAAGCACAGCGGCAACTACACGCCGCTGCTTGGCCTCTCGCTCGGGCTGGCGCTCGGTGGCCTGGGCGTCGGCATGATCCTCTGGGCGAAGCGGCTGATGCCGCACGTACACGCCGTCCAGGACCGCCACGGGTTCAAGAGCACCGAAGAAGAGACCGCCGTCCTCGAAGAGGAGATGGCGCTCGGCTGGGTCGACATGGGCCTCGGCCAGCACAAGCTGCTGCGCCGTAGCCTGCTCGGCGCCGGCACGGTCCTCGGTGGCCTCCTCGTCGTCCCGCTGCTGAACCTGACGAACTCCAAGCCGGGCAAGAAGCTTGACCACACCCACTGGGTGAAGGGCGCGCGGATGGTCACCAGCGAGGGCCGGTTCGTCAAGCTGGGCGACATCTCCATCGGCGGAATCGAGACGGTGTTCCCGGCGCTCCCGGTCACCGACGCGAGCGGCAACAAGACGTTCGCGCCGCAGCTCGACCTGGCGACGAAGGGCGACAGCACCACGATCCTGGTCCGCATGGAGCCCGGCCTGAACAAGCCGCGGCCCGGCCGGGAGACCTGGGACATCAACGGCCTGGTCGCCTACTCCAAGATCTGCACGCACGCTGGCTGCCCGGTCAGCCTCTACGAGCAGCAGACCCACCACCTGCTCTGCCCGTGCCACCAGTCGGTGTTCGACGTGCCGGACGGCTGCCGCGCGATCTTCGGCCCGGCCAGCCGGTCGCTGCCGCAGCTCGCGCTCGGCGTCGACGGTGAGGGCTTCCTCATCGCCCGGGACGGCGACTACACCGAGCCCATCGGGCCCGCGTTCTGGGAGCGTTCATGA
- a CDS encoding c-type cytochrome: MTASHELTPPEGASAAADPGVVPELVDELSGPVETEATEPVDALVPELADADDELDADDEDDPVAERPVRVPGRLAPRTRRSRPVSVKRRRRSSALVLSLALLATGVLWSVLAPSGNAADPTESEAVRNGQALYLQGCSTCHGLNAAGTQSGPSLIGVGSAAVDFQMSTGRMPLAGAAAQAKRKDPSYSQTQIDQIAAYIQTMGGGLEKPTITQKELADADMAFGGELYRSNCAQCHQVAGQGAPLTYGKYAPALTNATPEQILEAMRVGPESMPVFGQGQLDDNSAKAIAAYIVASRDATSPGGDKLGAYGPVPEGLLAILVGIGGLLGVCLWIGARQKV; the protein is encoded by the coding sequence ATGACTGCATCTCACGAGCTGACCCCGCCCGAGGGCGCCTCCGCGGCGGCTGACCCGGGTGTCGTCCCCGAGCTGGTGGACGAGCTGAGCGGGCCGGTCGAGACGGAAGCCACCGAGCCGGTGGACGCCCTCGTCCCCGAGCTCGCGGACGCCGACGACGAGCTGGACGCCGACGACGAGGACGACCCGGTCGCCGAGCGGCCCGTCCGCGTGCCCGGCCGGCTCGCCCCGCGTACCCGCCGGTCCCGGCCGGTCAGCGTCAAGCGCCGGCGGCGCTCGTCCGCGCTCGTCCTGTCGCTCGCCCTCCTCGCGACGGGCGTCCTGTGGTCGGTGCTGGCCCCTAGCGGCAACGCGGCGGACCCCACCGAGAGCGAGGCCGTCCGCAACGGCCAGGCGCTCTACCTGCAGGGCTGCTCGACCTGCCACGGGCTCAACGCCGCCGGCACCCAGTCCGGCCCGAGCCTGATCGGCGTCGGCTCGGCCGCGGTCGACTTCCAGATGTCGACCGGGCGGATGCCGCTCGCCGGCGCCGCCGCGCAGGCCAAGCGCAAGGACCCGAGCTACTCGCAGACCCAGATCGACCAGATCGCGGCCTACATCCAGACGATGGGCGGCGGTCTCGAGAAGCCGACCATCACGCAGAAGGAGCTCGCGGACGCCGACATGGCCTTCGGTGGCGAGCTCTACCGGTCGAACTGCGCGCAGTGCCATCAGGTCGCCGGGCAGGGCGCTCCGCTGACGTACGGCAAGTACGCGCCGGCGCTGACCAACGCAACCCCTGAGCAGATCCTCGAGGCCATGCGGGTTGGCCCCGAGTCGATGCCCGTCTTCGGGCAGGGCCAGCTCGACGACAACAGCGCCAAGGCGATCGCCGCGTACATCGTGGCCAGCCGTGACGCCACGAGCCCCGGCGGTGACAAGCTGGGCGCCTACGGCCCGGTCCCCGAGGGCCTGTTGGCGATCCTCGTCGGCATCGGTGGCCTGCTCGGCGTGTGCCTGTGGATCGGAGCGAGGCAGAAGGTATGA
- a CDS encoding heme-copper oxidase subunit III: MTSVATAPVLEKAPPPHPMSNRPSMVSVGTVVWLSSELMFFAALFAMFYTIRSVNSGNWPPVTGDPKGSGIGPVHLHVVYALIFTIILVLSSVTCQLGVFAAERGDVYGLRRWYTISFLMGLTFVIGQANEFFRENEFGLNSHAYGSVYYLTSGFHGLHVIGGLIAFLMVLARSTFGRYTPEKATTAIVVSYYWHFVDVVWIGLFATIYLLQ; this comes from the coding sequence ATGACCAGCGTGGCCACGGCACCCGTCCTTGAGAAGGCTCCACCGCCACATCCCATGTCCAACCGCCCGTCGATGGTCTCGGTTGGCACCGTGGTGTGGCTGTCGTCGGAGCTGATGTTCTTCGCGGCATTGTTCGCGATGTTCTACACGATCCGTTCGGTGAACAGCGGTAACTGGCCGCCTGTCACCGGCGACCCGAAGGGCTCGGGCATCGGCCCGGTGCACCTGCACGTCGTCTACGCGCTGATCTTCACGATCATCCTGGTGCTGTCCAGCGTGACGTGCCAGCTGGGCGTCTTCGCCGCCGAGCGTGGCGACGTGTACGGGCTGCGCCGCTGGTACACGATCTCGTTCCTGATGGGCCTGACCTTCGTCATCGGCCAGGCGAACGAGTTCTTCCGGGAGAACGAGTTCGGGCTGAACTCGCACGCGTACGGCTCGGTGTACTACCTGACCAGCGGCTTCCACGGTCTGCACGTGATCGGTGGTCTGATCGCGTTCCTCATGGTTCTGGCCAGGTCTACCTTCGGCCGCTACACGCCGGAGAAGGCCACTACCGCGATCGTCGTGTCGTACTACTGGCACTTCGTCGACGTCGTCTGGATCGGCCTGTTCGCGACCATCTACCTCCTCCAGTGA